Within the Miscanthus floridulus cultivar M001 chromosome 2, ASM1932011v1, whole genome shotgun sequence genome, the region gtctccaccttctttcttagataATTTTCCTCAGGGCCAAAGGACTCCAGATATGTCATGTAGCGATTATATGCAGCTTTAACAGCATCTTCAATATAACCAGGCAAGGGACCCACATTCTGCAAAAGTTTTGTCTTGATCAGACTGATATAAGCACCCCCAAAAAATACATGAGGAAACAGAGATAACAAGTACTGACTTCACCAGTCAGGCCACAAAGATCATCAAGAGCCATTCTTAGGGTAACCAAGGTTCCACTAAATTCTTCACACGCCTCAGCTGCACGAAATACATTTTTCAAAGCCTCTTGACCAGCATTATCATCGGTGGCTTTAGATACTGCTTTCTTTGCTTCTGCTACGAGAGAATCTGGAAGTTCATTCCAACTAGCAGCCAACAAATCCTTAAATGCAGATTCTATCTCTGGATCAGATATTGCAGGCAAGTGCTTTTCATTTGAACTGAAGAAGCGTCTCAGTTTCCATGAGATAGGATTGTTGCCACCTGAGTTTATAACATAACATGGACAAGCTAATTAAGAATGAGGAGTTTTAAGTGAACTGCAATATCAGAATCACATCAAAATGAAAAAAATAAGGCATCATTGactcttctagcttcttttccCAAATATATAAACACAAATCAAAGGAAAAAATTCCACAACTCCAAGGATTTCACATAAAATAATTCTATCTCGTTAAATAAAGTATAATCACTTTAAATCCCCTTTAACCATTTCTCTCACAGAATCCAACACATGTTAAATTAGAGTGAAAGATTAGTATTAACCAACCAGGTATTTTCTTTGCAAACTAATATGGAAAACAGGAAAAAGGCAACTTTTGTATCCCCTTTTAGTTAATGACTGTACCCCTACGTTCATGGTTAAGAACACAATATATTGGAATAGAACAGAAGGGCGagcttggtgcaagcggtagagtcttaccgcctgtgaccggatggtcccgggttcgagtcgcggtctcctcgcattgcacaggcgagggtaaggctcgccactaacacccttccccagaccccgcacagagcgggagctctctgcactgggtacgcccaacAGTTGGGTTACATAAAAGCACCGCCCAAATGTGGTGTGCAACAACACACGATGCCCCTTATTCCCTTCCATACTCTCTCAAAACCATGTCCCTTATTCCCATCCACCTTCTCTCTCAAAACCATGTCCCTTATTCCCATCCACCTTCTCTCAAAACCAACTCTCCTTGCAGCCATCAGCATAGGATGGGCCAACCCTAAACAGTAACAATCCCATGCCGCCCCTGAACCCATGCATGAAAAAACATAAATAATGATTTTTTTTGTTGCTGATGTCCTGAAGCCCGTGTACTCAAACAAAGGCCAGGCAACCTTTTGTCTAGTTGCTTCAGAAGCAAAGGCCTCGCTGTCAAGCAACCGATGTTCTAGCTTTCAAGCAACATCACTCGTGTTGTATATATAAATAAGAAAGTGAGTTCATTAAAAAGTTTGATTAGACATTAGCCTAGAAAGAAACACTCTAGGACCACACATTTCACGTCCAGGCAACTCTCTGTCTTCATGTTGATATATACTCTGAGCTAGAGTATGTCAACTTCCAGTCAATCATAAACTCTCGCATAATAACACCCTTGCCTACGGAGTAATAGCTTCTGGCATTGCAATAAATGTCCCCACTAGCATCAACCTAGAGTTCTAATCTCCCTAGTAATTAGCGCAACCATATCTAGACCAGGAGGATCCTAACCAGGAATCAACCCGGAAGCACCCGATAAAGAGATCAGTCTGATCCAGGCACCCACGTGCGGAAAAATCAACAGGTAGTCAAAGAGACGTGGGGAGGAGTACCTGAGAGCGCGGCGATGGGGCGCGAGAGCGGCGCGACCCCGGCGGTGGGCCGGGAAGCAGCGGACAGGGCCGACGAGGCTGCCGGGGCGAGGCGCAGGAGCCGGCGTGCGGCGGAGGAGCggagggcggcagcggcggccatcGCCGTGGTCAGGGAGATCTCCGACCGGGGCGTCCCCGAGGCGGCGCGGGGAGGAcgagcgggcgcgggcgcgggcggcgacggcggaggcggggcAGTTTCGGTGGTGTGGGGAGCGAGCGTAGGAGAAGAATGGGAGGGGAATGGAACGACCGAGCGCCCGAGCCGGACGTGGGGGCAGGGCGAGCCGTGCCGGGTTCGATGCGACGCGGTGCGCCGAGGCGTGTCGTGCGGTCAGCGCGGTGTACCGCTCCAGCTCTTGCATTGCTCCTTGCTCGCGTCGCATACGGGTGTGCCCGCACATGATTTCTCGAAGAATTTGATCCGCCAGAATAACAATTTGTGTACGTCATCAAGATAATACACCCCCCCTCCGGACATCCCCATACACTTTTTGTATGGCCATCACGGATTATTCGGTACATTATACTTACAAAGCTTATAAGAATGTTGAATCTGATCCTAAAATTTTCTCTGACTCCACCACGGTTCTTTTCGGTAATTTACTTGATCCACTGTTTCTTTCAAGCTAACTGTAAAAAGATTGCATATGCAatcatggccctgttcgcttcaacttatcagccatggtagagtgcttttctctcacaataaatcagcgaacagtacttatTAGCCTaacttttcagcgaaacgaacagggcccatGACTCCTGAACTAGTTTTGAACCTTTTTTTGCGAATGTACTTGCAGCTAATAAACTATACGAACCtttcaacaacaaaaaaaaaactactacACCAAGGCTCCGTTcacttgtctgaattctggaggaatctgaatGGTTTAGAGAAATGCTGGATgaatttgtaagagaaaaacactgttccggatgaaaaaataagcggatcaagccgggtttaagggcacgcgaacgggaccGAAGGGTATAGTCGCGTTATTCTAAAGACGTCTCCCATGATTCTCTACTCATATAGTCTCATCACCCCATTCGCGCTTTGTTAACTTGTTTGCCTCCTTATACTTACAGTAATTATCTGCATGTCAAGGATGATAGGTCGACTCATCCCATCTATGTAACAAATTCAAAACGTGAGAGAAGAAGATGGATAGGTTCGTTTCTCAAAACAAACACCTAGTTCCTCCATTGTATGATCATTACTCTGTTATCTGCAAGATCTCTTCTCCTTTCTTAGATGTCATGTCATCCTTCTTGCCTTGTTGCTATAAATTTGCACTTCTTTTTTCTAATTTATGCTAGGGCTTACGATAAAACTCTTCAAGCAACTTGATATGATTGCCAATTTCTTCTCTACTTTCTATTTTATTTGTCGATAATCTTTGCTTAGGTTGTACTTGTACCTTCACTTGAATGTCCCATATCTCCAATTTCATCTAGCTCTGTCGATAGCCGAGATCTCCTTAACCCCTTCCTTGAGGCCACTATCCGGGATTGGTGTCATCCTAGGTCATGCACCACAAGAGTTTTAGTCTTTTACATATATATCATCCAATAAcgtagagcatctccaagagttccctaaatatTATTTCTAAAAAATCTATGTTTGCCAACTCCTAAAaagtttttaggagaaaaaaagaaGTTATCTCCAATAGTCCCTAATATTTGACTTCTAAAAAATCAAATGATGGTCCATTTGACTTTTTTTTGCAGTCTTCTTTTTTTCCCACTCACCATACAAAACCAACCATCATGTACAGCAGCAGCTAGCCATGTCTTTTGGAGATCACACACTGACGACACTGCCGCTGGTACGGTAGAATATGGTGAACTTGCTAGTAGCTTTTGCTTGCCGGCCCGAGCACTTCATTGGCTACCTAGCATAGCAAGCATATATAGCTAGCGAGCTGCTACACATTGTTCACGAGgccgacggtggcggcggcgtcgtgtCGTCGTTCGTCGGCACGCTCTGCCCCGACACGCGCGGGCCCCGCGTGGGCTGGAGCCGGAGGACACTGGCCTGTCGTACAGCGCCTCCGTGtggggcggcggcggtgcgcgCTGCACGCCGCTGAGGTCCCCGAACGTGCTGCTCGAGAGGAACGGCTCCGTGGCGAACGGGAACGGACACCGCGCGTCCTGCGACGAAACTGGCCCCAAGCACGGCGCCAGTAAGGGCTCCTCCGGTGGGCTCAGCTGCCACAGGTGTGGCGAGCAGTTCAACAAGTGGGAGGCGCTGGAGGCACACCACCTCTCCAAGCATGCAGGTGAGGAGGCTGCTGCTGCTCACATCTCTGTTGCATCCGCCGCGTTGCTTGCATCTCCCACCGTACAGATCACGAGGCCTCTTCTTCACGAGGCTGCTGCTGCTCACATCTCTGTTGCATCCGCCGCGTTGCTTGCATCTCCCGCCGCGTTGTTCACGAGGCCCCTTCTTCACGAGGTTGAAATCAAACGAGCGGAAACGGAGGCACGGAACGGCCTGCTGAGGAGAACATGGAGACGGAGAAGCCGCGCGAACGGAGGCGATTGTAGACGACATCCTCATCGCCGCTGTACTCCTCCTCGTCGCCGCTGTACTCCTCGCTGCTGTCGAAGTCGTCGCAGCGGAACGGCGCGCCGCCAGTGCTGAAGAGGCGGCGGGCAGCGATGACGCACGCTGGGGCTGGGCGGAGCGCTGCGGCGGCGGGTGCGCCCCGGAGGCCTTGACAGCGATGGGAGTGGGGTTGGGTACCGGGGTGGGGGCACGCGCGGGAGGTGCGCGGCGTCTTCCCGCGTGGCTTTATTCACGTAAAGTTACGCGgaaggaaaataaatttttcaaGTCCTAAAAggttaggagttgttggagaattttttttttcaatctttCTAAAAAAACAAGGATTATGAGGAtgtttagggaactcttggagatactCTTATATATTATATGGCAAACCATCCACCAATATAAGTAACCCATTCTTTGACTCTTTCCGAGGGATAACCAATGCAACAAGGTTCCATCCGAGACTATGCAAGAGGCTGGATTTGCCCGCGAGCCTGCTTGCATCTCTACAAGACTTTGTGATTCCAATGGTCGTGGAAGCATCCGACAACATCTCATCTCAATTTAAGTTGAATTCCCTAGTGAAGTAGTATAATGAACTTTCTTCCACCGTTTAGGATTGAAATGTCTTACTAGGAGTGTGCCAGAGTACTCCCCATGTCCCATAA harbors:
- the LOC136521495 gene encoding succinate dehydrogenase subunit 5, mitochondrial-like, producing MAAAAALRSSAARRLLRLAPAASSALSAASRPTAGVAPLSRPIAALSGGNNPISWKLRRFFSSNEKHLPAISDPEIESAFKDLLAASWNELPDSLVAEAKKAVSKATDDNAGQEALKNVFRAAEACEEFSGTLVTLRMALDDLCGLTGENVGPLPGYIEDAVKAAYNRYMTYLESFGPEENYLRKKVETELGTKMIHLKMRCSGIGSEWGKISLIGTSGISGSYVELRA